A window of the Halopseudomonas phragmitis genome harbors these coding sequences:
- a CDS encoding acyl-CoA dehydrogenase family protein, whose translation MEIHFSPEQLAFRDEVREFLKQELPADIAAKVKLGKHLSKEDHQRWQKILSNKGWYAPGWPVEHGGTTWGPIEKHIFDEESAAAGAPRLVPFGVNMVAPVIIKFGTEEQKAKYLPRILDGTDWWCQGYSEPGAGSDLASLKTRAVRDGDYYIVNGQKTWTTLGQHANWIFCLVRTDPEAQQQRGISFLLIDMATPGITVRPIITLDGDHEVNEVFFDDVKVPVENLVGEENKGWTCAKYLLTHERTGLAGIGASKAALRQLKRIASKQQKNGRPLIEDALFRSQIAEVEMSLMAAEMSTLRIVAAASEGGVPGSESSILKVQGTEIRQAITHLMRKALGPYALPFLPEELELDYDGEFLVDDYAAAPASQYFNMRKLSIFGGSNEIQKNIVSKMILEL comes from the coding sequence CTCCCGAACAGCTCGCCTTCCGCGATGAAGTGCGTGAATTCCTGAAACAGGAACTGCCTGCCGATATCGCTGCCAAGGTCAAGCTTGGCAAGCATCTGTCCAAGGAAGACCACCAGCGCTGGCAGAAAATTCTGTCCAACAAGGGCTGGTACGCGCCCGGCTGGCCGGTCGAGCACGGCGGCACCACCTGGGGCCCGATCGAAAAGCACATCTTCGACGAAGAGTCTGCCGCTGCTGGCGCACCGCGTCTGGTGCCGTTCGGCGTCAACATGGTCGCCCCGGTGATCATCAAGTTCGGCACCGAAGAGCAGAAAGCCAAGTATCTGCCGCGCATTCTCGACGGCACCGACTGGTGGTGTCAGGGTTACTCCGAGCCGGGCGCCGGTTCCGACCTGGCCTCGCTGAAGACTCGCGCCGTGCGCGATGGCGACTACTACATCGTCAACGGCCAGAAAACCTGGACCACCCTGGGTCAGCACGCCAACTGGATTTTCTGTCTGGTGCGCACCGACCCGGAAGCCCAGCAGCAGCGCGGGATTTCCTTCCTGCTGATCGACATGGCCACCCCCGGCATCACCGTACGCCCGATCATCACCCTGGACGGCGACCATGAAGTCAACGAAGTATTCTTCGACGACGTCAAGGTGCCGGTCGAGAACCTGGTCGGTGAAGAGAACAAGGGCTGGACCTGCGCCAAGTACCTGCTGACCCACGAGCGTACCGGCCTGGCCGGCATCGGCGCCTCCAAGGCCGCCCTGCGCCAGCTCAAGCGCATCGCCAGCAAGCAGCAGAAAAATGGCCGCCCGTTGATCGAAGACGCACTGTTCCGCAGCCAGATCGCCGAAGTGGAAATGTCGCTGATGGCCGCCGAAATGAGCACCCTGCGCATCGTTGCCGCCGCCTCCGAAGGTGGCGTACCGGGTTCGGAAAGCTCGATTCTCAAGGTCCAGGGCACCGAAATCCGTCAGGCCATTACTCACCTGATGCGCAAGGCACTGGGTCCGTATGCCCTGCCCTTCCTGCCGGAAGAGCTGGAGCTGGACTACGACGGCGAATTCCTGGTCGACGACTATGCCGCCGCACCGGCCTCGCAGTACTTCAACATGCGCAAACTGTCGATCTTCGGCGGATCCAACGAGATCCAGAAGAACATCGTCTCGAAAATGATTCTTGAGCTCTGA